The Bacteriovorax sp. Seq25_V genome contains the following window.
CGCTAAATTGATTATCCAAAGTATTATTGCTACTTTGCAAGGTCGTCTTCTCCGTTAATTACCCGTTATTTAATTGTCTCCTTCTTGTAACACCCATAGTCTTTCCAAGCAAGAGAAGATTTTAAGTTGTGTAATTTTAACCATCTATGTACAATATTTGAGATCAAAAAATTTGATTTAAATGACAGTATTTTAATAGGTTACAAATATATGGATACGAAATATACACAGGCCCCTGAAGGCGGACCAAGCACTAACCCGGCCATGGCCAAGATCATCAACTGGCAAACAGAGTTCTATGACTCTCTTCGCGCCAAGGGCAGAAGTGTTAACACCCTTAAAAACTACAAGACAGATCTCGATTGTTTTAACCAGTACCTAATCGAGGCCCAAAGCTCCCTTGATATCGAGCATTTTAGTATCCCGCAAATTCTTGAGTATGGAAAATACCTCGAGCAAAAATACACGTCGGACAACTCTCGTCGCCGTCGAGTTCAGGCCCTGCGCCTCTTCTTTGACTTTATGGTTGAAAAAAATATTTTCAATCATAATCCGGTGAAAAAGGTTCCAACCTCTCCGAAGTTTCTTGATATCCCAAGACCAACATCTCTTTCGCACGTGAAGACACTTTGGATGCACCTGCTCGAGCAGTCTCGCCCGAAGCAAGCGAAAATCGAATTATTAAAAATTCAAAGAAACCAACTTATCTTTCTTCTAATTTATGGAAGTGGCCTCAAGGTTTCAGATATCGCAGGCCTTAGAAGAGATCACTTTAGTTTTGGAAAATCTCCGCGCGTGATGATTATTCACCCAAAGAGAGATCCATACTCTGTGGCCCTTCCAGATGTTTTCCAAAAAATTTACGAATCATATGTTGAACTTTTAGAGCGCGTAAAAAAAGAACATCACCTTTCTTTCTCGCATATCTTTTTCAATGCCAATGCTCACCGTATTTTAAATGGTGGTATCTCGGCTCGTGGAATCGAGTTGATTTTTGACGGTTGGAGAAAGGAGCTAATGATCGACGTAACGCCAAAGTCTTTAAGACAATCGGCAATCTTCACATGGCTTCATAGTGATATTAATGAATCAGTCATCAAAGAGTGGCTTGGAGTTTCACCTTCGTACTCACTAAAACTCTACCGCGACCACCTTGAGTCACATGTTTTTAGCAGTCACTTTATTGAAAGGTGTTATCTTGATTTAATGGGTGCAGGTCTCTTATAAGTAGGAAGACCTTCCTCATGATCTAAGTGCCAACGGTCTGTAAAAAGCTCGTCTTTTTCAACTAGATAGTATTTTAAATCCTTATCAAGTTCATCAAGACGATAGCTTAATTCTTTTTGAATTCTAATCTGATCCTTCTTCTTAGCAATAAGCGAATTAAGCGCTAACTCTTTTTCTTTTTGAATCTCTAAAATTTTTCGATCATAAGCCGCTGCAACTTGCACTTGCTCAGCAGAAAATCCCCAAACAAACTTATTCACTTTATTTAGCTGAGTGAGAAAATCTCTCTTCTTTGAAAGTAGCGCCACTCGATATCTCGAAGCATCCTTCACACGACTGGCCAATCTCTCCGATTCAAAAATTAAAATCGTTCCACGTCTAAAACTATAGGCCTCGCCCCAACATGGCAGGAGGTTTTTCACATAGATTGTAAGATAGCCATCTTCAATCGCGCGCACATTTCCCTGGCAAGGATCTTTACTACGATCTCTGGCCACCCAAAACTGCAGCGGATCTGAAGCCTTGAAAAATTTTGTATTCTCTGTCTCAACTTGAATTTTTAAAATCGTCGCCGTTGCATCTTTGTCACTGACTCTCCCTGAGAACTTTGAGTAATCAATATTTGGATCGTAGAATGAATCAAGACCAACTGGAGAATTAACAGAAGCAAAGTCCTCTTCCGTTGGAAATGTCG
Protein-coding sequences here:
- a CDS encoding site-specific integrase: MDTKYTQAPEGGPSTNPAMAKIINWQTEFYDSLRAKGRSVNTLKNYKTDLDCFNQYLIEAQSSLDIEHFSIPQILEYGKYLEQKYTSDNSRRRRVQALRLFFDFMVEKNIFNHNPVKKVPTSPKFLDIPRPTSLSHVKTLWMHLLEQSRPKQAKIELLKIQRNQLIFLLIYGSGLKVSDIAGLRRDHFSFGKSPRVMIIHPKRDPYSVALPDVFQKIYESYVELLERVKKEHHLSFSHIFFNANAHRILNGGISARGIELIFDGWRKELMIDVTPKSLRQSAIFTWLHSDINESVIKEWLGVSPSYSLKLYRDHLESHVFSSHFIERCYLDLMGAGLL